AATCAGATCAAGCATTTATTGCCTTGATCGGTACTGAAGGCGGTGTTGAAGCCCATTTGACTACAGGCCTCTCCGACAGTAAGTTGGTTTATCAAAGTGGTGAGACCATTCGACTGGGGCTGACGCTCTTTCAGAAAAACAAGAAGTATGATGGAGAAGCAACAGTTACTGGCACCATGCTCCGTACAACAGATCTTCAATTGAAACAAACTGAAGATAATCCCATAATAGTATCTTTTAAAAAGCATAAAGGACAGTTTATCGCTGAAGTAAGCGATAAACTGTCAGCAGGTATCTATGATATTGTGGTGAATGTCAACGGAGGTTCATTTGCAAAAACTGTTTTAACAAGCATTGCCATTACAGGTGATGAAGGCACAGCGCTGAACAGTGTCTCTGAATCACTATCAATAGACAATATTTACCCTAACCCAGGCAAAGGCAGTATTAATTTGGTAGTAACGGTAAGAGATGAGAATACAATGCTGTCGGTGTATAATATGTTTGGCCAAAAGGTGAAAGACTTTGATATAGGCGGCGTGAAAGGAAAAATTGCATTGCAATGGAACTTAACTGACGACATACAGCCCGGGTTGTATATTCTCCAACTGGCACATGAAAATAACAAAGTCACTAAAAAGTTAGTGATAGAGTAACTTTCGTTCGAATTGCAAAACCGGCTTTATTGTATTAATGAGCCGGTTTTTATATCTCCATTTAAAACTTAGTTATTATCTGTTCGCTGATCAGGATAGATACAAAGATTTGATTAGCTCCCCGGCGGTATTAAGATTTATCGAACGCTGATCAATAATGACTTTTGCCAGATGAGGATAATGCTTTACGAGCTCATCAATCAGCATTTCATAGGGAATATCACTGAAGCTGCCGTAATCATGGACATACTCCATAAACTTGCCCCCAGATTTGCTAAATTGTTGGAATACGGCATGCTCCTGACCATCAAATTCCAGGGGTTCTACATTTAGCTTGTCGCAAAGACTCTTATTGAATACAGGCGTCACTTTAACCCAACCACCATTTAGCCACACTTCCGCATAGCCATGAAATACCAGCAGGTTTGTTTTGAGTACCTCTTCAAGCTTGGCAGTACCAATATGGTTTTTCACATTGGCAAAACCCATTCTTGACGGTACACCTAATACTCGTGCTCCTGCGGCAAACAGGCAGCTCTTCTCTATACAATAGCCATAATCACGGCCAACTATATGACTCGCTTTTATGGCTTCCGTAGTGAAATCGAGCTGGTAAGGATCATACCTGAAGCCATCCCTCACAGCATGATAGAGGGCTTTTATTTTATCATTAATAGTATCATAGTCTGTAGTATTTTCCCTGGCAAAGCGAATTACATCGGGATGGTTGGAATTGATATAAACTCCGGGTTTAAGATATTCTTCCTGTATCTTTTCTGTCATTGTCATTCAAATTAGGCATTTTCACCTAAACAAAGATAGTCATCGGGACCAACAATTAGGCATAAATGCCTAATTTTTTTATTCGCATTATTTTTATAGTATTGTCTATAAATAGCTGGATATGGGGACCAAGGAAAGAATACTTGAAAAGGCACTTCAATTATTTAATGAAAGAGGTATCACCGCCGTTTCGAGTAAGCATATCAGTGATGAGCTAGGTATAAGCTATGGTAATCTTTGTTATCATTTTCCCCGCAAGGATGACATCATTCTTCAGCTTTACTTTAACATGCAGCAGCGGGTCGACGAGCAGTTTAAGAACATTGAGAAGGAGGTTTTAAATTTTGAATTTATGCTCACCCGGCTTAAGGTTTTATTTGAAGAAATCTACCGTTATAAGTTTATATACCTGGGCATTACCAAAGTTGTAAGGCATTTTGATCACATCAAGAAGCACTCTCAGCAACAAATGCAAATGAGACGAGAATTGCTGCATAATGTAGGCGATTTTCTTGTAGAACAAGGATATATGAAGCCTTTTAAAGCACAAAAGCACAAGGAT
This region of Fulvivirga ulvae genomic DNA includes:
- a CDS encoding TetR/AcrR family transcriptional regulator — protein: MGTKERILEKALQLFNERGITAVSSKHISDELGISYGNLCYHFPRKDDIILQLYFNMQQRVDEQFKNIEKEVLNFEFMLTRLKVLFEEIYRYKFIYLGITKVVRHFDHIKKHSQQQMQMRRELLHNVGDFLVEQGYMKPFKAQKHKDMLVNALLMITNSWVSDAETFYTGKEEDKVDYYMQLYFNLIHPFLTEKGREGFQKVYRPA
- a CDS encoding transglutaminase-like domain-containing protein — translated: MTEKIQEEYLKPGVYINSNHPDVIRFARENTTDYDTINDKIKALYHAVRDGFRYDPYQLDFTTEAIKASHIVGRDYGYCIEKSCLFAAGARVLGVPSRMGFANVKNHIGTAKLEEVLKTNLLVFHGYAEVWLNGGWVKVTPVFNKSLCDKLNVEPLEFDGQEHAVFQQFSKSGGKFMEYVHDYGSFSDIPYEMLIDELVKHYPHLAKVIIDQRSINLNTAGELIKSLYLS